A region of Colletotrichum higginsianum IMI 349063 chromosome 10, whole genome shotgun sequence DNA encodes the following proteins:
- a CDS encoding Nicotinamide N-methyltransferase — MSPVSDVADGDTGDLFADPEDYYPPTPPPTFQTHTLSSGRVLTLHLVGYSPTEAHHLWNGSRVVSDYFEADPTRVKGRTVLELGAGAGLPSLTAGILGAKKVVVSDFPDVDIVQTMQKNVDEAGDLEDIVVPKGYVWGADVKPLLEVLPEPAVAAAGGQEKKFDVLVLADLLFRHSEHGKLVDTIRDALARRRDSVAYVFFTSYRPWLRHKDLAFFDVARERGFLVEQVLEKKLEKPLFEDDPGDVEVQKTVSGFEVRWPEELLEG, encoded by the coding sequence ATGAGCCCTGTcagcgacgtcgccgacggcgacacgGGCGACCTCTTCGCCGACCCGGAGGACTACTACCCGCCTACTCCGCCGCCCACCTTTCAAACCCACACCCTGTCGTCGGGCCGCGTCCTCACCCTGCATCTGGTCGGCTACTCCCCGACCGAGGCGCACCACCTCTGGAACGGCAGCCGCGTCGTCTCGGACTACTTCGAGGCCGACCCGACTCGCGTCAAGGGCCGGACGgtgctcgagctcggcgccggcgccggcctgccgtcgttgacggcgggCATCTTGGGCGCCAAGAAGGTTGTCGTGTCGGACTTCCCAGACGTCGACATTGTGCAGACGATGCAGAAGAACGTTGACGAGGCGGGCGATCTGGAGGATATCGTCGTGCCCAAGGGATACGTCTGGGGCGCCGACGTGAAGCCGCTGCTCGAGGTCCTCCCCGAGCCGGCAGTGGCGGCTGCGGGGGGCCAGGAGAAGAAGTTTGACgtgctggtgctggcggACCTGCTGTTCCGGCACTCGGAGCATGGCAAGCTCGTCGATACGATCCGGGACgcgctggcgaggaggagggataGCGTGGCGTATGTCTTCTTCACGTCGTACCGGCCGTGGCTGCGGCACAAGgacctcgccttcttcgacgtggcgagggagagggggttCCTGGTCGAGCAGGtgctggagaagaagctggagaaGCCGCTGTTCGAGGATGACccgggcgacgtcgaggtgcAGAAGACCGTGAGCGGGTTCGAGGTGCGGTGGCCGGAGGAGCTGTTGGAGGGCTGA